Proteins encoded by one window of Manihot esculenta cultivar AM560-2 chromosome 10, M.esculenta_v8, whole genome shotgun sequence:
- the LOC110624481 gene encoding histone deacetylase 6, with amino-acid sequence MANKAAGSSSSTSLGQGFEDEDELMMTIKGSESGWVEARTSCDHLGSLSSDLSHIPTPNTPCNRCHHPSENWLCLSCKDVLCSRFVNKHMLQHYHHTNHCVALSYSDLSVWCFTCDAYLDAQVIMQLRPVYETAYILKFGEAPPFRTVELPQDSTSTKN; translated from the exons ATGGCAAACAAAGCTGCAGGCTCTTCATCTTCTACTTCTCTG GGGCAAGGAtttgaagatgaagatgagttGATGATGACGATAAAAGGTTCGGAGTCGGGTTGGGTTGAGGCTCGAACATCTTGTGATCACTTGGGTTCGCTATCCTCCGACCTCTCTCACATCCCAACTCCTAATACTCCCTGCAATAG GTGCCACCATCCTAGTGAAAATTGGCTGTGCTTGTCATGTAAGGATGTTCTTTGCAGCCGTTTTGTGAATAAGCACATGCTTCAACATTATCATCATACGAATCATTGTGTGGCTCTCAGCTATAG TGACCTATCAGTCTGGTGTTTTACTTGTGATGCATATCTAGATGCTCAAGTGATTATGCAGCTGAGGCCTGTCTATGAGACTGCTTACATCTTGAAATTTGGTGAGGCACCTCCTTTTCGCACAGTTGAGCTTCCACAAGATAGCACATCAACTAAGAATTAG